GTCTTTGTGAAGAAGGCCCCTCGATTTCGAGGAGGGCGCACGCGGTATGGTTAGGAGGCGGGTGGAGCGGCGTAGTGGCATGCTCGCTGTCGGCCATGGGCTGCAGACGAGGCTTGTAGCGGCGGATGGGCTTAGGGTTGGGGTTTGAGTTTTGGAGAAACCTCCAATGTTCTCTCGCCCTTGAGGGATGGCTGGGGGTGGTGGCTGGCCTCACGATGGTGATGGTCGTGGACGATGAGGTGAGGCCGCGATGGAGGACAACCGATGAGCAGGGTGACCTATCATAACGCTAGTGAAGGGCAGGGTTGTGGCGCGCGGGAGCGGAAGGTGGACGGTGAGGTCACTGGTGGGCTAGGAGGTGAGGGAGGCTAGCGGATCGAAAAGGCCAGTTTGGGAAGATGTGATGAAGAAGAAGACATGTGGAAGACGAGTGTCGGAAACAGAGCCGAAGCGCGCACATCAAATGAAGGGGTCTGCCTTTGATGTTCATTTGCATGTTCATACCCTACTAAGATTATATATGATTATGCTGGAAAAACATCCATATGCTGTTGCATTGCTTTGTCTTTAAAGCAGCGTCTCAATTTATTCTCATGACAATTCTCATTTCTCTATTGTCTTTAATTTTGTGTATGCATTTTAAATCCCAAATTGATTTTTAAAAAACACACTCAACCTGAAAACAACTTGCTCTCAGAGCAACACGAAAACCAATAGCCGCCAACTAAACACCAATTCTATTAGAAGACAAACCATCTATTACTAACGAAAATCTCCATTGTCACCGTATCTAGCACGTGATATGTCCATCTCAAAGTCGACTTGTTCCTTAAATTTTATCATTCCTTTTTAAAAACCACAATATGAAAAAACAGAAAAATCCTTATAACTATATGATTGACCAATCTAACCTATTCAGCATCTATCTTTCCGTTCCAGTTCACAGCAAAACACTCTAAGCAAGTAAGCTAAGCTAAGTTCGCAAGCTAGCGATGAGTTTAAGGGAGCATTTTGATCGCGGGGCTAAATATTGACTTACCTTGTGATAATTTAGCATATGTTTAGTCTTTCTATTTGGCATCAAAACCAAAAACTAATCTTTAGTCCTGTGTATCAAACACCTCTAAAGtgactatttatttattttgaatcaGGTGCACAGTTGCTTGTGGGAATAGCATTGAGCACAGCTGGTATTGTTTACACTTCACGCTTTGAAGAAGATGATCTCCTTGGTCGTTTCCTTACAACTCAACGCAACACGTAGAGAAAGGAAGAGAGCGTGGCAGGAGGCAACTAGCAAGGCTGCAAAAGAACAAGCCACCGCGCCACGCGCCCACGCACGCGGCTGGTGTTCTCGTCGATTCGATGAAATAGAAAGTAGAAAGCCCAGCTAACGGTTTCCGGTTGACTGTTCCCCGGCCCCGTCTCACCAATCGTATTCCGGTAACGCCAACACTTGCCGACGCACCCCCAACGCGGCAAGGGTCACTCCCaacgggccccacctgtcagtcacTGATCCGCGCGTCCCGCCAGGGACTCTGGCCGACAGCGGTTGCCGTCGCCACGTGCTCCGCCCCCGAGGCCGAGCCCGCCCAGATAATAATTCCGCTAGGGCCACCCCGTCGCGCAccaccaccaggcaccagcagcggttaccttttggctttggcttttgcaACGCGCACAGCCGAATCGATTGATACGGTTACACCTGAGAAATAGTGGCGGCCGGCGCGGATGGCGGCGGAGGCGGATGGGCGTATGCCGGAGGGGGAGAAGAAGCAGGCGGCGATGGACGGGCGGAAGGACGGGGTGGCGCGGGAGGTCATCCGGATGGAGCGGGAGGCCGTCATCCCCATCCTCAAGCCCAAGCTCGTCATGCGCCTCGCATACCTCATAGGTGAGCCACCACTACCGCCGCTCCTCCCGATTTCTCTCTTTACTCtctgtagcagcagcagcagcagttgcgTGGCGCTGCGAGGGTCGCTCGTGGTCTATGACTGACAGGAAGTCTGGGAACCGGCGCGAGGTGTCGGCCGGATTTCGTCTACTCAGTTGTACATACTAGGTAGTGCTCTGCTCATTCGGCTCCAAGCATCAGCGGTCAATTTGGTCGGTTCTGGTCTCCCAGGAGTAGAGTTTCCTCTATGTGGCCATCGGCACGACTGTTAGTCATGCTTAATCGTCTGTTGGAGACGATCTGTGATGCTCCCATCCCATGGAGGCTTATGCTGCAAAAGCCAAAAGGGATTAGTGCAGACAATGTTCTTCGTATCTAGGATTCCCCGTTTGATTAACTATTTCGTGTTTGAAAATTGCACGCAGAGCATGAGGCTGATCGAAACGAGTTCCTGAAGCTGTGCAAGAAGGTGGAGTACACCATCCGGGCCTGGTACCTCCTCCAGTTCGAAGACCTCATGGCAAGCCTTCGTTTTGTCGTTGTTCTTTTGTTAGTTCTCTGTTTGACTGCTCAAAGGGGCACTTTGGTTCAGATGGTTAATTTGTCTGTTCTGTGTTCTCGATGCAGCAACTGTACTCACTGTTTGATCCTGTTTCTGGTGAGAAGAGGTTAGAGCAACAGAACCTGACATCAGAGGAAATCGAGACCCTCGAATTCAATTTCATGACATATCTTTTTCAGGTCGGTTAGGTACATATTCCTCTGTTTAGCATTACGCATTTACACTATTACTATGGACCAACGTCTTCCTCATCTTTATGTACACTTGTTCCCTATCACTTTACGCCGAATGCATAAAATACATGAAAAAATATTTAACATGGATACACGCAGCTGTAACTGATCCAGGCTACGGACCAACAAGAGCCACATGGTGGCAACCATTGTTCCTATTTAGTACTCCCTCCAGTCCAGTTTATAAGTCGTAGTCTGACATATCACGGTCTCCTAAATTACACTTTGACCattcatttattttatattatattgtgTAGGATTATAAACTTATGATTATTTGATAGTACATTTGATTACAAATATAATAGTATCAAGTTCGTAGTACACTAATTAAAAGTTGTTGGCTAAATAAATGGTAAAAGATTGTAAAGTTTGACTCTTAGCATACGCGAAATGCCTTATAAACTGGACCAGAGGGAGTACCATGCATTGATTCGCACCACTGAGCTTTGACTTTCTGCTGGCCTTAAGTACATGGTTTATGATTCAAGACCTAAATTCTCATGGGAAATGGATTGCTAAGCACATTATGTTCACTGTTACTTTGTGCCAAAAGCATtcaaaatatgtgaaaaatatctAATCCTCATATGAAATGAATTGCTTGGCCTACATTCTCCACTGCCTTACTGTTGAGTGGTTGCCATGTAGCTCATACTTAAAATTAACTGAATATGGTGCTTTGAAAGGATTTAGATTCCCGTTTGACGTGACTTCCACGCTATTCCTAAGAAGGAAATTGGAATGCCACAGTCCACCCTTTTATATTTATTATAAGATGATTCTTTTTAAGAGAAAACCTGCAACACCAATTAActcagggggtgtttggttctctagtcgctcctaaaattcatgtcacatcgaatgtttagatattaataagaagcattaaattagattaattacaaaaccaattatatagatggaggctaatttccgagacgaattttttaagcctaattaatctatcattagcacatgtttactgtagcaccacgttgtcaaatcatggctaattaggtttaaaggattcgtctcgcaaattagtcgcaagttgtgcaattagtttcgtaattagtctatatttaatacttcatacatgtgtccaaacattcgatgtgataggaattTTAGGAGATCTTGTAGTAACCAAACAGCCCCACAGTTGGATCAGATCAGCTTTGCAGTGTGTTGATATATAACTGACAAAACTACCTTTTGTCCTTTCGATGTAGATAATATTCCTGTTTCTTAGGTGACTAGGAGATGTTCAGCTACCATTTTCTTCTCGATCGttcaggagagctgcgtatctttGTATTGAGAAGAAAAAGGGGCAAGAGCCCTTACAACACACACCCACACACTCATCTTTCTTAGAATGCATTCACACCCTTTGTATACAGCAAAATAACGACCTCAACCAAAACAACTAGCTTTTTCATGCATAACTAGTTTTGTTTAATCATTTCTATTTGTGTTCTGTATCAAGCAGGTGATGGAAAAGAGCAACTTCAAGTTGTTATCAGATGAAGAGTTCGATATTGCACAATCTGGAAAATATTTGTTGAATCTTCCGATCAAAGTTGATGAATCTAaggtttgaatttttttacatTTTAAAGTAAACTTAGTAACTTACATAACTAGCATTTTGCTGACGATCTATTTGCTAACCTTGAAATGTAGCTAGACAAGAAGTTGTTGACGAAATATTTTAAAGAGCACCCACAAGACAATCTACCAGAATTTTCAGACAAGGTATTATTCGTTCATGCAGCTTTTCTTTTCATCCTGGCGACACACTTGTGTTTCAGAGTGATGATTAGAAATCTACAATAGCATCTGGATGTTTTCATCATCCTCTGTTTTTTCTCATGGTTTCCTAAGTCACATTCTTCATTGTCCACATCTCTTAGTATATCATCTTTCGTCGGGGGATTGGAATTGATCGAACAACTGACTACTTTTTCATTGAGAAAGTAGATGTAATGATATCCCAAGCTTGGAGGTCATTGCTCAGGGTTACCAGGTATGTGCACTCTTTGCAGCaaccttttgttttttttaacacaATCTACTCCAATATACCAAAATACTGTATGGCATTATACCAATGAATTCTTATTTTTATTACAGGATTGACCGATTGTTTTCTAAGAAACAACATTTGAAGCCAAAGAATGATACGAAGAAGACTGATGAAattaatgaagatgaagaagatccAGAATTGTTTGTTGAGAGAATTCGATTAGAAAAAATTGAATTAAGGTTGCTCAATGTTCTTAGTAAATTTTTTATACTACCAAACTTAGTATCTAACATGCAGTATCTTTACCCATGTGATGACAGTTTGAAAAATCTGATGAGTAAGATGACAATTCAAGAACCTACATTCGATAGGATGATTGTGGTGTACAGGTAGATTCAATGTTCTGTTTGCTCAACCTTCAAATTCATGATGGACTCTGGTGTTTTTATTATTGATGCAGCTATATTAGCTGGGCTGATTGTATATGTACAGGAGGGCTGGTACA
The sequence above is drawn from the Miscanthus floridulus cultivar M001 chromosome 15, ASM1932011v1, whole genome shotgun sequence genome and encodes:
- the LOC136508179 gene encoding uncharacterized protein, which encodes MAAEADGRMPEGEKKQAAMDGRKDGVAREVIRMEREAVIPILKPKLVMRLAYLIEHEADRNEFLKLCKKVEYTIRAWYLLQFEDLMQLYSLFDPVSGEKRLEQQNLTSEEIETLEFNFMTYLFQVMEKSNFKLLSDEEFDIAQSGKYLLNLPIKVDESKLDKKLLTKYFKEHPQDNLPEFSDKYIIFRRGIGIDRTTDYFFIEKVDVMISQAWRSLLRVTRIDRLFSKKQHLKPKNDTKKTDEINEDEEDPELFVERIRLEKIELSLKNLMSKMTIQEPTFDRMIVVYRRAGTKTKPDRGIFVKHFKNIPMADMEIVLPEKKNPSLTPMDWVKFLISSVIGLVTLVGSLEMPKADVWVVIAILSGVIGYCAKIYFTFQQNMTVYQNLITKSMYDKQLDSGKGTLLHLCDDVIQQEVKEVIICYYILMEQGKATIQDLDLRCEELIKEEFGAECNFDVHDAIKKLERLSIVHRDSIGRILCVPLKRANEIIGTTTEELVMRAQQSPAS